The following nucleotide sequence is from Candidatus Taylorbacteria bacterium.
GCGGGCGACGAACTTTCTTCACTGCTTTTAGAGAGTGGCTTCGTGGAATCTAAATCTGATTGGAGAAGGTTGGTGGAAGAAGGGGCAGTACACTTCGTGGGCTCGAATGAAAAAATAACTGACCCGAAATATCAAGTTATCGAGGAAATGGAGCTTCGAATAGGCAAGAAACGGTTTGTGAGGATACGTGTAAAATAATTAAAAACTTCCTCTGCTTATGCAGAGGAAGTTTTTTGTTACCATTTTTCGTCATCTGCCTCTATATCAAGCTCATCATCTTCGTCCGTGTCTGCATCAGGGTCGGCAATTGGGGGTAATTCGTCGTCATCGAGGGGAACATTTTTCATAATGTTACTTCGAGCTAAGAATGAATACGTCGTGCCTAAGACAGATACGCCTTAGACGGAAAAGTACGAAAGAGAGGTGCATTTATTTCGTAATTTAATATTAATTCGTAGCGTGTGATTATTCTGATAATATTTTTTTGCCATGTGAGGGCAAAAGTTTGGATGCCATATTAATATCAGATTCAAATTTTTTTGCAAACCAAAAATAGGGAGGGTGTGGACAACTCCTAGTCATCGGATGACTAGGAAGCAGTGG
It contains:
- a CDS encoding tyrosine--tRNA ligase (catalyzes the formation of tyrosyl-tRNA(Tyr) from tyrosine and tRNA(Tyr)), with protein sequence AGDELSSLLLESGFVESKSDWRRLVEEGAVHFVGSNEKITDPKYQVIEEMELRIGKKRFVRIRVK